The sequence AATCGCTTTGGGTTAAATCCAATACCAAAATGGAGATTGGAGGGGTTGGTACGAACGCCACATCTCGCCCAGAAGCGATCGATAAAGTTATATTCCAATCCAAACTTGGCCACTGCCGGTAATAGAATGTCCTTTTCAGCCTCCAATCCAATAAGCAATTTTCCTGAAAGTCTATAAGAGAGCCCCACCTTTACAATGGTGGGGAGGTAATCTTGCGAATCCCTGCTCAATTGGCTCCTTGAAAAATTATAGATGTGCGCTCCAAAGGTAAGCTGAGGACCGAGTACAGCCGTCCCGCCAAATTCAAAGACAGGCACTCCATTTCTGCCATAGCCTGAGATATTGGTCTGTAGATAAGTCGCTTTGATGCCAAAGCTGGCGATGCCCATTTGGTTGGCATAGCTTATTCCGACGGCTTGTTGATTGAATAACTCCCCGCCATAGTGTGATAGTCCGATGCCAAAATTTCCTTTTTCCGTAGCCATAACCGCCCCTGCACCCAAGGTGGTCAATTCATCTAATCCTAATCGGTGATCGTAGCCCACTACGGCCGTAGTAGTACTTGCCCTTCCCATGGCACCGGGATTGTTGAAAATACTCCATGCATCAGATAGTGTCACATGTGCATGGGCCATTCCATAGCTTCTAGCGCCTTTCGCAAAAATCTCCGAACCATGCTGTCCATAGCTGAAATAAGGACTGACAAGGAAAATACACGAAAAAGCATATAAAATAAACTTCATAATAGTGAAAATAAACAGTTAAAAAATGTGTTTGAATTAAACTGTAAAAAATGATGAAGAAATAAAAATATCGTCTTTTAAAGTGGGGCTTTGATGTTGATGAAGAAGCTGCCCACCTGCTGGCTGTTTACAGAATATTCAAACCGGAATACTTGATCGTAGAAGGTGACAAGGTCTAATCCCAGGCCATAGCCGTACAAGTAGGTGTTGGTAAGGGCTACATTTTCAGGGATGTGGTTACGGTCATTGACGTAGCCATGATCAAAATTGGCACTTATATACGCCCTGATTGGAAAAGTACTGAATTCTTCAATGGGGATGAGCTTAGAGATGTCATATGCTACGTCCAGCAGCTTATACCTGAAACTGTTTTTATGAATGATGGTTTGCTGCCCTTCGATTACATTGATCTCATATCCCCTTATAAAATCAGGAGCATAACCAATCCCCCGGACCAAAGTATATGGTTGCCTAGAGCTAAGGTAGCTGGAAGCCGAAATGCCGGTAACGAAGTGAGTTTTGTCGTTAAATCTGAAATACTTGTTGGCAATCAGGGAAATTTCGGTTTCGTTGACGTCATCATTGGTGAAGAGGCCATACCTTGTCACACCTACGTTGATCAGTTCCCCTTGAGTGGCATAGGCTACATTGTCCCTTCGATCGTGCTTGAAATAGTAGGAGGCATAAAAATACTTTTGTCGCGTACTGTCGTTTAGAAAATAATTAGGGTTTTGGGTCAATACATCCTCATGGATTTTGGTGTTGCTGAACCCGAGGGTGAGGTAATTGAAGTTATAAAAGTTGCCCCGGTAAGTGTACTGGACCGTGGCGCCTATATTCTTCCTTAAGATTTCCTCTTCCTCATTAGTGTAAAATACTTGCTTGTTATAAGCGGATTTGACAGCAATCGTCTTGTTGGTATTATAATTGACCCGAAGTGCCAGGCCATGTTCTTGGTCTTTGTCAATATAGGGGATGCTGTATACCAAGTCAAAAGCTTGGGTGAAGCCCAGCTGGCCCATGACCCGTAGTTTTTCATTACGGCCTCCCACGTTGTTATGGTTAAGTTTTAGCCCATAGTTTACGCGGGAGAGGTCCCTGTTTTGATTGATCCACCATTCGGAGAAATTTCGGTCAGCCAGGTCGAAAATAATACTGGGGATTACATACCAGCGCTCTTTTACCGAAACAAGCAGCTCTACTTCTTCGTCTTCCACAAAAAGCGGGGTGATCTCTACAGAAGTGAAGAGCTGCAGATTATAAATCCGTTGCTGATCGGTTTTGATCATGGCCAAGAACTCCTCCCAGTCGTACACCACTCCGGGAGCGACGTCCATTTCCCTGAGAATGATGTTTTTTCGGGTTTTTTCATTGCCAATGATAAAGACATTGTTGACCGTTACTTTTTCGGGGATTTGGAGGGAGTTGGCGGTTTGGGCGGTACTATCTCCGTCTTGTCCCAGTGCTCGTGTACCGTGAATCAATACCAAACCAAAGAAGCATAGTAATAACCGTGCCTTTTTGATGTACTTTTGCGGTATCGAAAAACGGATTTGTTTCACGTTGTGGAACTTTGTTTTATATTTTGGCCTTTTAATTCAAATGAACTAAATCTTGAAAACTATTTTAAGAAAAATAGCAATTTTTCCGGTGTTGTTTTATCAATACTTGATCTCGCCGATGTTTCCGGGTACTTGTAGGTATACGCCCACTTGTAGTCAATACACCAAAGAGGCCATTCTCAAGCATGGCATTATCAAAGGTGGATGGTTAGGGATCAAACGTATTGCCAGTTGCCATCCTTGGGGAGGCCATGGCCATGATCCCGTTCCCTAGTGTTTTTGGGTTGGATTGCCGATTTTTAAAGCCCTGATGACCAGAAATATCCCTCCCAGAACCAATGGGATACTCAGGGTCTGTCCCATGTTAAGGGCAAGGTTCTCTTCAAAGTCTACTTGGTTTTCTTTAAAAAACTCCCAAACAAACCGCATTCCAAAAACGGAAATCAGAAATAGGCCCAACAGCAGCCCATCCGGCAGTCTTGCTTTGTATTTACGCCAGAGGGAGTATAGAATTAAGAAAATGACAAAATAAGAAATGGATTCATAGATTTGTGTGGGGTGCTTCGCAAGCCCAAAGGTACGGACAGTGGCCAGGTAGTGATCCCCTTCATCTTTTAAGTCATAGTCCAAAGGGGAGTCCGTTGGCTCAGCCATGTATTTTTCAGTGCTGTTAAACTTGGTCAGGACGTATTTTACATCGTTTTCCAAGGTTTTTCTGAGGTCAGCTTCTTGGTAGTTCCCTTTTTTGATTTTAATGTCAATATTCACGGGCACCTGTCCATTGCCTTGCAGTTCTCCTGATCGGTCATCCGGTTTATAGGCAGCAACATGCTCCACTGGGACATTAAGGGTGCCGAGGATCTCTTCAGTGCTATGGGCGTAGACAAAGCCATTGTCCGTTCCGGTAGGCTTGCCGCCAATTTCAGAATTCATTAGGTTTCCAAACCTGATCAATGCCCCCGTCATCGCGACCACGATGACAATGCGGTCCACTACCCAAAGGTAGCGCTGATTTGGAGTGTTACGCACATAAAGCCACAGGGCTATTAAGATGGCTATTGCAGCACCGTGACTGGCGAGGCCACCTTCCCAGACCTTAAGGATTTCGATCGGGTTACTGAGGTACTTCTCGGGTTCGTAAAACAAGACATGCCCCAAACGGGCACCAATGATGGTGGCCAGAACCATGTAGATGGTTAACTTATCCACTAATCTTTCGTCGTGCCCTTCTTTTTTGAAGATATAAATGACGATTTGCTGGGAAATGATAAAGCCCAAGGCAAATAAAAGGCTGTACCATCTGATGCGATCAAAACCAGGAAAAACAGCTGGGTTGGGACTCCAGACTACGTAATCTAAAATTGTGCTGATCATTGGTCTAGTTAGTTTCTGCTAAGATAGTTTTATTATTCATCTAAACGGTCCAATTCACGTAATTCTTCTGTGAAGCCTCCCGATAGGATGGGAAACCTACACCAAGTTTTAGGATCCACATTGAAGTCATCCAAGTGGAAAGATGGAGCCAAGCGTTCCCGTTTCCATTGATTCCTGGACCAAAGCCTGAAGAATTTTTGGATATACTTTTTTAGTTGAACGGGAGAAATATCAAGTTCTTGTTTTAGGATCAGGTAAATGTCTGCTGGTTTTCGGCGATCCCTAATGGCCAGTCGCTCGATTTCCACAATCACCGGGTAGGGCATAAGGTCCTGTTCATCTGTTTGGTGTTGCTCTTGGGGTCGGAGCTCTGCAGTAGGTTGTAAAGCATTGACCTTATGAAGACCACTGTAGCCTAGGTGTTTTTCAGCCCATTGCAGCCATTGTAAAATAAAATCCTTGTCCACTGCGGCGATAGGAGAGATGCTGCCACTGGTGTCTCCATCCATGGTAGCATAACCTACATCCCCTTCACTTCTGTTTGATGTGGCCAAGAGGAGGGCGTTATTGAGGTTGGCGAGCATCCATATTGCTGGTGCACGGACCCTGGCTTGGATGTTTTGCAGGGTAATATCATCTTGGTCCCAAGTGAGCTGGCGACCAATGGCAGTTTCGATCTTCTTGGTGTAAGAACTTACCTCTGTGGAAATTTTCCAGTCATAGAAAGTAGCGCCCAAGCTTTCTGCCAAACACCGTGCGCTCTCCAGGGTATCCGCTGAAGAATTGTCTGAGCCTTGATAGGCCGTGGTAAGGATTTTTTGGACAACGGCCTTTGTCGAATTTTCTGTAGAGGATAGCTGTGAAATATGTGCCCTTTCTAAAAAAGCATCTAGCCCCAGCTCGTGAATGCCACGATGGACCATTTCGGCCACCAGTGTCGCGATGGAGGAAGAATCGGCTCCCCCGCTTAGGGAAAGTACAAAACCTGTGCTCCTGCTTTTTCTCATATAATCAAACAGCGCCAAGCAAACAGCAGCGGTAAATTCCTCATTTTTATCATGCTCTGAAACAGCTTCCTCATGAGGAATGGCATCCTTGTCGAAATCAAATGCACGTACCTGATAAGGCTTGAAAGAAAGGAGTGGATTTTTGAGGAGCAATTTACCATGTTGAGCTGCGAGGATTTCTCCATCAAAGATCATTCTGCCGGCCTCATTTCCCAATAAGTTCACATAAAAGTAGGTGGCATCTAAAGCGATACTGCTTTCGGTGACCAAGTCCTCTCTATGGGCGCTTTTCCCCATGGCAAAATGACTGGCACTCGGGTTAAATATCAAGTCTACATGCCGGTCCTTCAATCGGTACCCTGGGCGAAGGTCTCCGCGCCAAGCATCTTCGCAAATCTCAAAACCGTAGGTGATCCCCTTTTTATCAAAGACCATATCGCCAAAAGGAATGTTTTCACCAAAGAAATCCAAGGTGGTCATCTTTCCGGCCTGCCAAGGGCTAAACCAGCGAAATTCATAGTGTACCCCATCGATAGCCAGAAATTGCTTAGCCATGATGCCACGGACTTTCTGGTTTTCCAGTACAGCGGTACAGTTGTAGAGCGTTTCTCCGATTCGCACAGGAAGCCCTATGCAAATGGTGATATCCTTAGCATAGGGAAGCAGTTTCTGGAGCTGGGCTAATGATTTATCAGGGTACCATCGGCTCAGGAATAAGTCTTCGCTGCCATAACCTGTAATGGCCAATTCGGGAAAACACAAAAGTTCGATGCCCTGTGATTTGGCTTCTTGGATGGCATCCGTGATGTTTTTGAGGTTGCCTTCCCAGTCCAGTGGGGTTTGGTTGACGGTGGCTCCACCTATTTTCAAGATTGACATATAGCAAGGTAAGTTTGAAGGTGACTTTCCCTGTGATGCAGGTGGAAAGTTCGTTCAAAACCAATTAACATAAGTGGCAAATATAGGGTTCTATAAGGCCAATTTTAGTTTTTCGAAAGCATTTTTTGCGGCTTCTTGCTCGGCTTTCTTTTTTGTAGGCCCTTTTCCTTCGGTGAAAACCTCTCCTTCGACCTTCAGTTCGATCGTAAATTCCTTAAATCGCTGCGTTCCGGTAACGGACTGCAGAAAGAACTCTACCTCCTTGTTCTCCCTTTGCGACCATTCGATGATCTTACTTTTGAAGTTCGTGACTGTGGTGATGATATTATCAAGGTCAAAGTAAGGGGAAAGGATCTTGCTCAGGATAAATTGACGACAAAAAATATATCCTCGGTCCAAGTATACCGCACCCACGAGGGCTTCTAGGGTGTCACCATAAATGGATTTGTGCGAATATAAGCCTTTATCGGACAGGTCGGATTCGACGATGTTGGAAAGACCTATTTTTTGTCCTACCCGGTTGAGCGATTCCCGGTTGACGATTCGTGACCGCGTCTCCGTAAGAAAGCCTTCGTCCCGATAAGGAAACTTCATGAAAAGGTGCTCTGCCACGACAGTTCCCAGCACCGCATCACCTAAAAATTCCAGGCGCTCGTTAGAAGCTTTAACGCCATGTTTGATTTCTTCTGCAGCAGAGGAATGGCGCACGGCCAGTTTATATAAAGATAAATTCAAAGGCTTGCTGCCGACCATTAACTTGATGGCAGCAGCAAGCCTTTTATCTTTTTTGTTATAAAGTAGTTCGTGTAATCTGAGTTTTCGAAATATTTTCAAGGTCGGTTTACTCAGTTAATTTTTTGAAAATGACAGATGCATTGTGTCCGCCAAATCCAAAGGTATTACTCAAAGCTACGTTTACTTCCCGCTCCTGAGCCTTGTTGAAAGTCAAGTTCAGCTTTTCATCAAACGCTTCATCTTTGGTGAAGTGATTGATGGTCGGCGGTACCAAATTATGGTTGATGGCCATAATGGAAGCAATGGCTTCAATGGCCCCGGCGGCACCCAGAAGGTGGCCAGTCATGGATTTGGTACTGCTGATATTCAGGTCGTAAGCATGATCGCCAAAAATACGTTGAATGGCTTTGATTTCACTTACGTCCCCTAATGGAGTGGATGTACCGTGTACATTGATGTAATCTACCTCTTCCGGCTTTATTCCAGCATCCTCCAGCGCGAATTTCATCACATTGCCTGCACCGACACCTTCAGGGTGAGGGGCGGTAATGTGGTGGGCGTCTGCAGACATGCCGCTTCCGATGATTTCTGCGTAGATTTTGGCTCCACGTGCTTTAGCGTGTTCGTATTCTTCCAAGATAATGGCTCCTGCGCCTTCGCCAAGGACAAAACCATCACGGTCGTTGTCAAATGGGCGGGAGGCAGTTTCCGGGGAGTCATTTCTCTGGGAAAGTGCTTTCAGCGCATTGAAACCTCCTACACCGGCTTCCGTGACGGCCGCTTCAGAACCTCCGGAAACAAAGACATTTGCTTTGCCCAATCGGATATAATTATAAGCATCGATCAGTGCGTTGGTGCCCGAGGCACACGCTGATACGGTCACGAAGTTCGGCCCTTGGAGACCATATTTCATGGAAATAAATCCTGCGCTGATATCAGCGATCATTTTGGGAATAAAGAACGGATTAAAACGAGGTGTTCCATCACCTGTAGCAAAACTGGCTACTTCGTCCTGAAAAGTCTTCAAGCCTCCAATGCCAGAGCCCCATATCACACCGGCCTTGCTAAGATCTATCTTATCAAGGTCCAGCCCAGAGTCGTTCATGGCTTCCTCAGCTGCAATGACTGCATACTGGGTGAAAGGATCCATTTTACGGGCTTCTTTCCTATCAATAAATTGCTCAATGTCGAGGCCTTTGACCTCGCAAGCAAATTGCGTCTTAAATTGGGAGGCGTCGAATCTAGTAATAGGAGCAGCACCGCTCACACCATTAGCAAGACCTTTCCAGTACTCTGGGACGGTGTTGCCTAATGGCGTGAGGGCGCCTAGACCTGTTACTACAACTCTTTTTAAATTCATAAATGAATTTTGAGTAGTTAAATTATTTTACGTTTGCTTCCAGGTAGCTTACAGCTTGACCTACAGTGCCGATTTGCTCAGCTTGGTCATCTGGAATAGAAATGTTGAATTCTTTTTCGAATTCCATGATAAGCTCAACCGTATCCAAAGAGTCAGCGCCAAGATCATTGGTGAAGCTTGCTTCAGGAGTTACTTCAGATTCTTCTACGCCTAACTTATCCACGATAATGGCTTTTACTTTTTGTGCAATTTCAGACATTTTGTGATTAGTTTAGTTAAAACACTCCGCAAAGAAATATATTTAATACCTTAATGTCAAAAAAAACCGTTAACTAAATTTAAGATATTCCGGTGAAACATTGAAGTTGACCAATAATTTTTAATTTTGTTGTTTTAAAAATCCTTCCTTCATGAGGAAAACAAAACTCCAAGTAGAACACGATTATGAATTTGATCTCATAGGGCTGGTAGCTCCTTTAAAGGACTACAAGATGGCCTGGGTGGTGAATAGTTCCTTGGGAATCAGGATGATAAAAATCGGTGATTTTGAATTGGATTTCTTAAATCGGCCAGGGCTAATTATTTCCCGGTATATTTTGGAAAAAGATCATGGCTATATTCAGTTATTAAAGAACCGTTCTTTTTCAGATTCGGGACAAACACTGTATCTTGTGCCAGAATTAAAGATTATGGATTATTTTCTCCTACTTCAGGATTTCACCCAGGAGACTAACCTTAATCACTGTATAGGTCAGCTGTCACAAAGCAGCTATGTCCAGAATGTAGTAAGGCTGGATGTGACTAAGCTGAAATCAAAGGAGAACCTATTAACCTATTAAATATTATAATATATAAACCATGAACTTATCCATCGCGAATAAGAAAACCAAGATTTTGGCCACTGTTGGTCCGGCTTCTAATAACGAAAAGACGCTTACCGAGCTGGTAAAGGCCGGAGTAAATGTGTTTAGGCTGAATTTTTCCCATGGAAACCATGAAGTGCACGCAGAAGTGATCAAACTGATCCGTAAAATCAACAAGGATTACGGATGGAACGTGGGAATTTTGCAAGATTTGCAAGGCCCTAAGATCCGAGTAGGTGAAGTAGAGAACAATGGCGTGGAGATCAAAGAAGGTGATCCGATAACCATTACAAATGAGCCAGTAGTGGGGACACCATCACTCGTGAGCACGGTGTACCAAAACCTTCCCCGTGATGTGGTCCCCGGTGACAGAATCCTGATTGATGATGGTAATTTAGAGGTGTCCGTTAACAGCACCGACGGCAAAAATGTTAATTGTACGGTGGTGCATGGTGGTATTCTGAAGTCCAGAAAAGGCATCAACCTTCCCAATACCAAGGTGAGTGCGCCTTCCCTGACAGAAAAGGACGTGGAAGACTTGGCTTTTGGTTTGGATAATGAGGTGGATTGGATTGCCCTTTCATTCGTGCGTTCTGCCGAGGACATCATTGACCTAAAAAAGAGAATTGAAGCTAAAGGGAAGGGATGTAAGATCGTCGCAAAGATCGAAAAACCTGAAGCCCTGGATAATATCGATGAAATCATCGAAGTGACCGATGGTGTCATGGTGGCACGTGGAGACCTAGGGGTGGAAGTGCCCATGGAAATGGTGCCGTTATGGCAAAAAAGAATCGTTGAAAAATGCAAGCAAGCCAGTAAGCCGGTAATTATCGCCACGCAAATGCTGGAGAGCATGATCCAAAATCCGCGTCCTACCCGTGCCGAGACCAATGATGTAGCCAATGCCGTATTGGACGGTTCAGACGCCGTAATGCTGTCTGCTGAAACAGCTTCAGGGGCTTATCCTGTTCATGCTGTGGAAGCCATGACCAAAGTAATCCAGTATGTAGAAAAGAATTCGGATGTTTACCATTACCTATACGACATCCCAGAGTCAAGCGAATATTTCGTGAGCAACAATGTCATCATGATGGCTTCAGGGCTGTCTAAAAATGTAAACGCAAAGGCCATTGTGGGCATTACTGCATCAGGCTTTACTGCTTTCCGAATCGCTTCTCATCGGCCATTTGCCAAAAACTTTGTCTTTACCCACAATAAGACCTTGATCACACAGTTGAGCTTGGTATGGGGCGTGACGGCTTATTTCTTCGAGGGCAAGCAAGTATCTACCGATGATACCATTACCTTTATCCAAGACACGTTGAAGGAAAAAGGTCATCTGAAAGTCGGTGATATCATGATCAATACGGCAAGTATGCCGCTCCAAAATAAAGGAAAGACCAATATGTTGAAAATCCACATGGTGGAATAGTCAGGGGTAATTTGAATACAGCCTAATTAACCTCTTCTGGTTTTTTAGCAAGACATAACAGATAGCATCGGGTGTAGGCTCGATGCTATTTTATTTTACTGGGTGATAGGAGAAAGATCAAGGAAAAAGGCTGGGGACAATCTGTGGGTTTCCAACTATTCGGATCAAGCAATATTTCTGGGGGGATGATTTTTGATATGTTCTTATGAAAGAAAATTTCACACCGCTAAAACGATGGGTTTCCTCCATCTGCTCGATTGGGCTTTAACGGGAAGTTGTGGAAAATAGGGCGGTCAATGCGGGTTAAACGGAAAACGTTGAATGGGTTAATTTACCATGGGCTTCACCCATGGCTATGAATGTGCCGAGGTTGTTTCATAAATAAATAATCCGTCATCACGAGCGGAGTGAAGTGATCTCGATGTACTTTCATTGCACGTATGACGAGATTGCTTCTTCCGATATCCATCGGAATCGTAATGACGAGGACTTATGAGACAACCTCTGGCTTTTGACTTTACATCATACACCATACCACGGATCAAGCAATATTGCTGAGGGCAACTTTATTTAAAAGGATGCTATTTCATCTATGAACTGGATGAATCCAAGCTTGGCCTAGAAGTCCTCTTCAAAGCCAAAGGCATGGGCATCGTAAACTTTTAAGTCATGTAACCTACGGATAAAAGATTTGAACACGGATTTGCCATTTCTTAATCATCCTATCTGTGTTTATCAGCGTTCATCCGTAGCAAAATAGCCACCAAAGGTGGCGAAGAACATATTTACCCATCGAAATAGGCTACCCTCCATCTTTTCTGCTTGATCCAATTATTCCATGCCGATGGCAGATGGAGCCGGTAATTATGAAAGTGCATTCCCTCAGAATTATAGCTCGTACAGAAGTGAATTCGTGTTTCAAGGCTGGATGGCTAAACTGAGATCTAATTCCCGACGGGTCCCTTTGGAGAGACCATGAGTACTTTCTCCTGATCGACCATTACGGCACCAGAAGGAGATCCTTTTACTTTCCTGACATATTTGCAAGGGGTGTATATCACCGCAGCCAAGGTTTCGTTTTTGCTTTTGGAATAGAAAGCGGCCAATTCAGCGGCCCTTTCCAAGGTGTTTTGGGGGATGGTTTGCCCAGACCTGTATTTGATGATGACGTGGGATCCCGCCACATCCTTGGCATGGAGCCACATGTCGTCTTTCCAACTGTAATATCGGAGCATTTGGTCATTCGCTTTAGCGGATTTGCCCACTAAAATTTCAAAACCATCGATATCAAACCGTTTAAAAGGTAGGTTGGTTTGTGATTCTTTGGTCTTGGAGGATAGTTGATGGTGTTTAGAGAAATCTCGTAATGTCTTGAAATTTTTTATGCTGGCTAGCTCTTCTAGCAATGATTCCAGTGTTAGGTAATATTCCTCCTTCTCACTAATGTTTTTTTCTAACTGCTGCACTTCAATTTTCCTGTTTTTGGATTTTCTGTACAGGTTTTCAGCATGTTTTTGTGGCGTAACACCTTTTTTTAGAGGAATGGTCACCTCTTTGTTTTGATAAAAATCAAATAGGCGGGCTTCTTCTGCTCCGTGTGGAATTTGATGAAGGTTTGCCATGATGATGTCAGCTACCTGACTAGGGGGAGCACTGCTTTTCAGTTCTTCTAATTTTTTAGCGGTCTTGTTCAGGTATGCCCATGTCTTTTTTTTCTGGTCTTCCAGGTTTTTTACCAAGTGGTTTTTTTCCTTCTCAAATGCCTGATGGACTACGGTGTATTGGAAGTATTCATTACAAGCCTCTAGTGGATTTGCAGAAGTGTATACGGGGGAGTTGGCTGGGAGCAGCGTAAATTGGTATTCATGCTCCTTTTTGACGATGCTGAACAATGGTGCGTTTAACATGTCGATCATTTCTTGCATCAACTGCCATTTTTGGGGAAGGTCTGCCTCAATGTAGCCATGGGATTTCAGCCATTCTCGGGGGATTTTTCCAAGCGTAGGCAGAAAAGTAGCAGCCTTTCCATTTTGTCTGATAAATTCCTCGTGCGACAGGTCAAGGTTCTTTTCCAGATCACCTAATAGAATATTATGATCTTCCTTTAATTCATTTCTGAACAGCGTAATAGCAGATGCTTGCTTGGTTTGATCAAAAAGGAGGATGTTTGACCGGTTGCCGTGAAGTTTGAAGAGCAGGGTCCTGCCCGTTTTAAAATCAATCCTAAACGCCCTTTCAAAAGATAGCACACGAACACTTGTTACTTGGTCTCCCAGTAAGGCAGAAAACAGGTCTACACTGTTTTTTTTACTCCTTTTATAGTCTTTTGGAAAGCAGATGCACGTATTGGAAGGACTGAGGTTAGCCCGTATGTAATGGGATCGTTCATTGTTCGCGAAACCCAAAACAAGTTCGTCACGGTGCTGGGAGAAACAAATGCTCAATTCCAGCCCGTTCAGGACGCGTTCCACTTCTGGACAGAGGTATTTTAAGAAATGGTAGTTCAGGTGCATGGTTAAAGGCTGATCGTAAGGCCGTCATAGGCCAAGAAGACATTGTCCGGTAGTTTGCTTTCTACGTTTTGCTGGGTGCCAAGCTTGTGGCTGATATGGGTGAGATAGGCTTTCTCTGGTTTGATAATATCAATAAGCTCCAAGGCTTCAGAAAGCGTGAGGTG comes from Echinicola vietnamensis DSM 17526 and encodes:
- the pyk gene encoding pyruvate kinase produces the protein MNLSIANKKTKILATVGPASNNEKTLTELVKAGVNVFRLNFSHGNHEVHAEVIKLIRKINKDYGWNVGILQDLQGPKIRVGEVENNGVEIKEGDPITITNEPVVGTPSLVSTVYQNLPRDVVPGDRILIDDGNLEVSVNSTDGKNVNCTVVHGGILKSRKGINLPNTKVSAPSLTEKDVEDLAFGLDNEVDWIALSFVRSAEDIIDLKKRIEAKGKGCKIVAKIEKPEALDNIDEIIEVTDGVMVARGDLGVEVPMEMVPLWQKRIVEKCKQASKPVIIATQMLESMIQNPRPTRAETNDVANAVLDGSDAVMLSAETASGAYPVHAVEAMTKVIQYVEKNSDVYHYLYDIPESSEYFVSNNVIMMASGLSKNVNAKAIVGITASGFTAFRIASHRPFAKNFVFTHNKTLITQLSLVWGVTAYFFEGKQVSTDDTITFIQDTLKEKGHLKVGDIMINTASMPLQNKGKTNMLKIHMVE
- a CDS encoding NFACT RNA binding domain-containing protein, whose amino-acid sequence is MHLNYHFLKYLCPEVERVLNGLELSICFSQHRDELVLGFANNERSHYIRANLSPSNTCICFPKDYKRSKKNSVDLFSALLGDQVTSVRVLSFERAFRIDFKTGRTLLFKLHGNRSNILLFDQTKQASAITLFRNELKEDHNILLGDLEKNLDLSHEEFIRQNGKAATFLPTLGKIPREWLKSHGYIEADLPQKWQLMQEMIDMLNAPLFSIVKKEHEYQFTLLPANSPVYTSANPLEACNEYFQYTVVHQAFEKEKNHLVKNLEDQKKKTWAYLNKTAKKLEELKSSAPPSQVADIIMANLHQIPHGAEEARLFDFYQNKEVTIPLKKGVTPQKHAENLYRKSKNRKIEVQQLEKNISEKEEYYLTLESLLEELASIKNFKTLRDFSKHHQLSSKTKESQTNLPFKRFDIDGFEILVGKSAKANDQMLRYYSWKDDMWLHAKDVAGSHVIIKYRSGQTIPQNTLERAAELAAFYSKSKNETLAAVIYTPCKYVRKVKGSPSGAVMVDQEKVLMVSPKGPVGN